In Methylomagnum ishizawai, one DNA window encodes the following:
- a CDS encoding FHA domain-containing protein, with protein MAKIQVFFGGSLQSEFPLESQEEYAVGRAPDCDIVIDNLAVSRRHCLFKSLHGQWMIEDNQSANGTFLNGQRTYTQALKHQDRIVIGKHTLLFDDYGSGHTHQSVAANVDKPAEPQDEGDATCFVRRDMVAQYVQRSEKGNMVLVLEGVRRKVVPLDKELTVVGRGSRCDLRIDGWFVKGEQLSIVKQQYGYRVVHEGGWRPLRVNGNKVREAILQAGDVLTIAGHRISFGSL; from the coding sequence ATGGCCAAGATTCAGGTGTTTTTCGGTGGCAGCCTCCAATCGGAATTCCCCTTGGAGTCGCAGGAGGAGTATGCCGTGGGGCGCGCCCCTGATTGCGATATCGTGATCGACAATCTGGCGGTGTCGCGGCGGCATTGTTTGTTCAAGAGCCTCCATGGGCAATGGATGATCGAGGACAACCAATCGGCCAACGGCACCTTCTTGAACGGCCAGCGGACCTACACCCAGGCGCTCAAACACCAGGACCGCATCGTCATCGGCAAGCATACCCTGCTGTTCGACGACTACGGCAGCGGCCACACCCATCAGAGCGTCGCCGCCAATGTCGACAAGCCCGCCGAGCCTCAGGACGAAGGCGACGCCACCTGCTTCGTGCGGCGCGACATGGTGGCCCAGTACGTACAACGCAGCGAAAAGGGCAATATGGTCCTGGTGCTGGAAGGCGTGCGCCGCAAGGTGGTGCCCTTGGACAAGGAATTGACCGTGGTGGGCCGGGGCAGCCGCTGCGATTTGCGTATCGATGGTTGGTTCGTCAAGGGCGAACAACTTTCCATCGTCAAACAGCAATATGGCTACAGGGTGGTCCACGAGGGTGGCTGGCGTCCCTTGCGCGTCAACGGCAACAAGGTCCGCGAGGCCATCCTGCAGGCCGGGGATGTGCTGACCATCGCCGGCCACCGGATTTCTTTCGGCAGCCTGTGA
- a CDS encoding alkaline phosphatase family protein: protein MAPKVLLIGWDAADWKVISPLMDAGKMPNLEKFVSQGVMGNLSTLYPVLSPMLWTSIATGKRAYKHGIHGFAEPDPKSGSVRPVTNLGRKCKALWNILHQQGLKSNVVGWWPSHPAEPIDGVMVSNHYQQVVGGLDQPWPMRPGTVHPPHLADPLAEFRVHTGELDPEILLSFVPRAAEIDQGKDRRLSILGTIIAENASIHAAATALMQLEPWDFMGVYYDGIDHFCHGFMKYHPPRLDWVPEEDFELYREVVNAGYQFHDLMLGTLLHLAGEDTTVIIVSDHGFHPDHLRPKELPNEPAGPAEEHRDFGIIAMKGPGLKRDQLIYGASLLDVTPTILSLYGLPLGRDMDGKPLLNAFAAVPEVEYIESWDSLPGDAGMHPPGMQTDPVDETEALKQLVKLGYIEKLDEDRETALANTIKELRYNLARDLFDAKQLVEAARSFEELWNEFPDESRFGVKLLECHLGLSRPKEARVAYERLFREKQRYAAVALEELQKLSQEWKDKNFTDLTEDQQTRIGDLRRKASFNNAVFPFLLALVYMAEQEYDLALVEFTKAEHVQLHNRPSLYLGRAKAYMALGRWREAEACLNEVLAIDPVNPAPRLGLARCHLHSRRPRKALEEALASIGMVFHNPLAHYVCGRALVWLGRKDEAITALQTALAQNPVYPAAHSLLADIYRSREQFDKAAEHRALAKAAEARIAAYLAGEPLPDDVDLKLDLDMHRAASVADLSVLEALPPLGRDIVVVSGLPRSGTSMAMQMLAAGGVSILTDGERVADESNPRGYYELERVKQLVLNPDNTWLDDAQGKAVKIIAPLLDQLPMGHVYRIVFMERPLKEIVASQAAMLKSLGQDGARLSERQLAAAYLKQVDNVRAVLAAHPDRVSVLSIGYHEALHDSLAVATQINRFLGGGLDEAAMAAAVDASLYRQRADSAAA from the coding sequence ATGGCACCTAAAGTACTGTTGATCGGCTGGGACGCGGCGGATTGGAAAGTGATTTCTCCGCTCATGGACGCGGGCAAGATGCCCAACCTGGAGAAGTTCGTGTCCCAGGGGGTCATGGGCAATCTTTCGACCCTATATCCGGTGTTGTCCCCGATGCTGTGGACTTCCATCGCGACCGGCAAGCGCGCTTATAAACACGGCATCCATGGCTTCGCCGAGCCCGATCCCAAATCGGGTTCGGTCCGCCCGGTCACCAATTTGGGCCGCAAGTGCAAGGCACTGTGGAATATCCTGCACCAGCAGGGCTTGAAGTCCAATGTGGTCGGATGGTGGCCTTCCCATCCCGCCGAACCCATCGATGGCGTGATGGTTTCCAATCATTATCAGCAGGTCGTGGGCGGCTTGGACCAACCTTGGCCGATGCGCCCTGGCACCGTGCATCCTCCCCATTTGGCCGATCCTTTGGCGGAATTCCGGGTCCATACGGGTGAGTTAGACCCCGAAATCTTGCTGTCCTTTGTGCCGAGAGCCGCCGAAATAGATCAAGGGAAGGACAGGCGGCTGTCTATCCTCGGCACCATCATCGCCGAGAACGCCAGCATCCACGCTGCGGCCACCGCCCTGATGCAACTCGAACCCTGGGATTTCATGGGGGTGTACTACGATGGCATCGACCATTTCTGCCACGGCTTCATGAAATACCACCCGCCGCGGCTGGATTGGGTGCCCGAAGAGGATTTCGAACTCTACCGCGAGGTGGTCAACGCGGGGTACCAGTTCCATGATTTGATGCTGGGCACTTTGCTGCATCTGGCGGGCGAGGACACCACCGTCATCATCGTGTCCGATCATGGATTCCATCCCGACCACCTCCGGCCCAAAGAACTCCCCAACGAACCCGCCGGGCCCGCCGAGGAACACCGCGACTTCGGCATCATCGCCATGAAGGGGCCGGGCCTGAAGCGGGACCAATTGATCTACGGGGCCAGCCTGCTGGACGTGACCCCCACCATCCTCAGCCTCTATGGCCTGCCCTTGGGCCGGGACATGGACGGTAAGCCCTTGTTGAACGCCTTCGCGGCGGTGCCCGAGGTGGAATATATCGAAAGCTGGGACAGCCTGCCCGGCGATGCCGGTATGCATCCGCCCGGTATGCAAACCGACCCGGTGGACGAGACCGAAGCCTTGAAACAACTGGTGAAGCTTGGCTATATCGAAAAGCTCGACGAGGACCGCGAGACCGCGCTGGCCAATACCATCAAGGAACTCCGCTATAACCTGGCGCGGGATTTGTTCGATGCCAAGCAATTGGTGGAAGCGGCCCGGTCCTTCGAGGAACTGTGGAACGAATTCCCCGACGAGAGCCGTTTCGGGGTCAAACTGCTGGAATGCCATCTGGGGTTGAGCCGGCCCAAGGAAGCCAGGGTCGCTTACGAGCGCTTGTTCCGGGAAAAACAGCGCTATGCCGCCGTGGCCCTGGAGGAGTTACAAAAGCTGTCCCAGGAATGGAAGGACAAGAATTTCACCGACCTGACCGAGGACCAGCAAACCCGGATCGGCGACCTACGCCGCAAGGCGAGTTTCAACAACGCGGTCTTTCCGTTCCTGCTGGCCTTGGTCTATATGGCCGAGCAGGAATACGACCTGGCCTTGGTGGAGTTCACCAAGGCCGAACACGTCCAATTGCACAACCGGCCCAGCCTTTACCTGGGCCGGGCCAAGGCCTATATGGCGCTGGGACGTTGGCGCGAAGCCGAGGCCTGCCTGAACGAGGTGCTGGCCATCGATCCGGTCAATCCCGCGCCCCGGCTGGGTTTGGCGCGTTGCCACCTGCATAGCCGCCGGCCCCGCAAGGCCTTGGAGGAAGCCTTGGCCTCCATCGGCATGGTGTTCCACAATCCGCTGGCCCATTATGTGTGCGGTCGCGCCCTGGTCTGGCTTGGGCGCAAGGACGAGGCCATCACCGCCCTGCAAACCGCCCTGGCCCAAAATCCGGTCTATCCCGCCGCGCACAGCTTGCTGGCCGATATCTACCGCAGCCGCGAACAATTCGACAAGGCCGCCGAACACCGGGCGCTGGCCAAGGCCGCCGAGGCGCGGATCGCCGCCTATCTGGCCGGTGAGCCACTGCCCGATGACGTGGATTTGAAACTGGACCTCGATATGCACCGGGCCGCCTCGGTGGCGGATTTGTCGGTCCTGGAGGCCCTGCCGCCCTTGGGCCGGGATATCGTGGTGGTCTCCGGGTTGCCGCGCTCGGGCACGTCGATGGCGATGCAGATGCTGGCGGCGGGCGGTGTGTCCATCCTCACCGATGGCGAGCGGGTCGCCGACGAGAGCAATCCGCGGGGCTATTACGAATTGGAGCGGGTCAAGCAACTGGTCCTGAATCCCGATAACACCTGGCTGGACGACGCCCAGGGCAAGGCGGTCAAGATCATCGCCCCGCTCCTGGACCAACTGCCGATGGGCCATGTTTACCGCATCGTGTTCATGGAGCGCCCGCTCAAGGAAATCGTCGCCTCCCAGGCCGCGATGCTGAAAAGCCTGGGCCAGGACGGCGCGCGCCTTTCCGAGCGGCAATTGGCGGCGGCCTATCTCAAGCAGGTGGACAATGTGCGTGCCGTGCTGGCCGCCCATCCCGACCGGGTCAGCGTGCTGTCGATAGGCTATCACGAGGCTTTGCACGATTCGCTGGCCGTGGCCACCCAGATCAACCGTTTCCTGGGCGGTGGCCTGGACGAAGCCGCCATGGCGGCGGCGGTCGATGCCAGCCTCTACCGGCAACGGGCCGATAGCGCCGCCGCCTAA
- the fdhD gene encoding formate dehydrogenase accessory sulfurtransferase FdhD — protein MDPAADLGWPSYRLSPVEQWRGGDHASLEDCIAEEAPIALMYNGQPHVVMLATPLDLEDFALGFSLTEGILAAPGEMHAIRVYQRSEGIEVRMRIEPSRCDTLPDKGRNMTGRTGCGLCGAQTLQQAMRRPAPVGPGVLVDAVELARCLAELRGHQRLNRITGAVHAAAFAVPGKGVVLVREDIGRHNALDKLIGALARKGTDFNAGFALVTSRASYEMVQKCASVGIACMAAISAPTGLAVRLALDTGFTLIGFARDDDHVVYANPHRLIHNSHDS, from the coding sequence GTGGACCCCGCCGCCGACTTGGGTTGGCCCAGTTATAGGCTGAGTCCGGTCGAGCAGTGGCGCGGTGGCGATCATGCTAGCCTGGAAGACTGCATCGCCGAGGAAGCCCCTATCGCCCTGATGTACAATGGCCAGCCGCATGTGGTCATGCTGGCGACGCCGTTGGACCTGGAAGATTTCGCCTTGGGCTTCAGCCTTACGGAAGGCATTCTCGCTGCGCCCGGCGAAATGCATGCCATCCGCGTCTATCAGCGCTCGGAGGGCATCGAGGTCAGGATGCGTATCGAACCTTCCCGCTGCGATACCTTGCCCGATAAGGGCCGCAATATGACGGGTCGCACCGGCTGCGGACTCTGCGGTGCCCAAACCCTCCAGCAAGCCATGCGCAGGCCCGCCCCGGTTGGTCCGGGCGTCTTGGTCGACGCGGTGGAACTGGCCCGCTGCCTGGCCGAATTGCGAGGACACCAGCGGCTCAACCGCATCACCGGGGCGGTCCACGCCGCGGCTTTCGCGGTGCCGGGGAAAGGCGTCGTCCTGGTACGAGAGGACATTGGCCGCCATAACGCCCTAGACAAACTCATCGGCGCCTTGGCACGAAAGGGCACCGATTTCAACGCGGGGTTCGCGCTGGTGACCAGCCGGGCCAGCTACGAGATGGTCCAGAAATGCGCCTCGGTCGGCATCGCTTGCATGGCTGCGATTTCGGCCCCTACCGGCCTGGCCGTGCGCTTGGCGCTGGACACCGGCTTCACGCTGATTGGCTTCGCCCGCGACGACGACCATGTGGTTTATGCCAATCCGCATCGATTGATCCACAACTCCCATGATTCTTGA
- a CDS encoding formate dehydrogenase beta subunit: MTTTVYIPRDSSALSLGAERVASALQAEAAQRNIAINVVRNGSRGMYWLEPLIEVATPDGRIAYGPVNVGDVAGLFEAGFLQGHPHPLCQGPTDAIPYLKKQERLTFARVGITDPVSLDDYLAHEGYRGLRRALDLAPAAIVDEVTQSGLRGRGGAAFPTGIKWRTVLNTPAEQKYIVCNADEGDSGTFSDRMIMEGDPFVLIEGMTIAGLAVGATQGYIYLRVEYPHAHRALNEAIQAAYQAGYLGRDILGSGKAFDLEVRVGAGAYVCGEETSLLESLEGKRGLVRFKPPLPAIKGLFGQPTIINNVISLASIPIILDKGGDYYRDFGMGRSRGTLPIQLAGNLKHPGLVEKAFGVTLREILYDYGGGSATGRPIRAVQVGGPLGAYLPESQFDTPLDYEAFAALWAVLGHGGVVAFDDSVDMSKMARYGMEFCAVESCGKCTPCRIGSTRGVEVIDKVTHGVERDKNLKLLRDLCDTMLNGSLCALGGMTPYPVLSALNHFPEDFGASATEKAA, encoded by the coding sequence ATGACCACGACTGTTTATATCCCGCGTGATTCCAGCGCCCTGTCCTTGGGAGCCGAACGGGTGGCGAGCGCCCTCCAGGCCGAGGCCGCCCAGCGCAATATCGCTATCAATGTGGTCCGCAATGGCTCGCGGGGCATGTATTGGCTGGAACCTTTGATCGAGGTGGCGACTCCCGATGGCAGGATAGCCTATGGGCCGGTCAACGTAGGCGATGTCGCTGGCTTGTTCGAGGCTGGCTTCCTGCAAGGCCATCCGCATCCGTTGTGCCAAGGGCCAACCGATGCAATCCCCTACCTCAAGAAGCAGGAACGGCTGACCTTCGCCCGTGTCGGCATCACCGATCCGGTCAGCCTCGACGATTATCTGGCCCATGAGGGCTATCGCGGACTGCGGCGAGCCTTGGACCTGGCACCCGCCGCCATCGTCGATGAAGTCACCCAATCGGGCCTCCGGGGCCGGGGCGGCGCGGCCTTTCCGACCGGCATCAAATGGCGCACCGTGCTGAATACGCCCGCCGAGCAAAAATACATCGTCTGTAATGCCGACGAGGGCGATTCCGGCACCTTCTCCGACCGCATGATCATGGAAGGCGATCCCTTCGTTTTGATCGAGGGTATGACCATCGCCGGGCTGGCGGTGGGTGCGACCCAAGGCTATATCTATCTGCGCGTCGAATATCCCCATGCCCACCGCGCCTTGAATGAAGCTATCCAAGCGGCTTACCAAGCGGGTTATCTGGGGCGGGATATTTTGGGCAGCGGCAAGGCCTTCGATCTCGAAGTGCGCGTGGGAGCCGGTGCCTATGTCTGTGGCGAGGAAACCTCCCTGCTGGAAAGTCTGGAAGGCAAGCGCGGGTTGGTGCGTTTCAAGCCGCCGTTGCCGGCCATCAAGGGCTTGTTCGGCCAGCCGACCATCATTAATAACGTGATTTCCCTGGCCTCGATCCCCATCATCCTGGACAAGGGCGGCGATTATTACCGCGATTTCGGCATGGGCCGTTCGCGGGGTACCTTGCCGATCCAACTGGCCGGTAATCTCAAACATCCGGGGCTGGTGGAAAAAGCCTTTGGCGTCACCTTGCGCGAAATCCTCTATGACTACGGCGGGGGTTCCGCCACGGGCCGTCCGATCCGTGCCGTGCAGGTCGGCGGGCCCTTGGGGGCTTATCTGCCGGAATCGCAATTCGATACCCCGCTGGATTACGAAGCCTTCGCCGCGCTTTGGGCCGTGCTGGGCCATGGCGGCGTGGTCGCTTTCGACGATAGCGTCGATATGTCGAAGATGGCACGTTATGGCATGGAATTCTGCGCGGTCGAATCTTGTGGCAAATGCACGCCTTGCCGTATTGGCTCCACCCGCGGTGTCGAAGTCATCGATAAAGTGACCCATGGCGTCGAACGGGATAAAAACCTGAAGCTCCTGCGCGACCTCTGCGATACCATGCTGAATGGTTCCCTGTGCGCTTTGGGTGGTATGACGCCTTATCCAGTGTTGAGCGCGTTGAATCATTTCCCGGAAGATTTCGGGGCATCGGCGACGGAGAAAGCGGCCTAG
- a CDS encoding PEP-CTERM sorting domain-containing protein, whose amino-acid sequence MSNKNGNQEDRQSSYGTKLALTAGSLSSLYLLPMAVAQAGIVSCTGTAAAGCGSSAGLTLSLADIGGSAKGWDVDGDSVLDFQLFPGDGGKIFMKSATNGRGIAVKMATGHSTTKPLGTGKWRTLARMVNVGSANKSANLLGTRAGYAFKGDGDMKAGAQAYRTMWWKRPVGKGGGTVAGQYLQQFVDNGDNYINFAFLHDGSDAYGWAQINMNSTNHSFTIVQWAYNVPAPDVRVPEPSTAALALIGMGAGGIRAWRARKKSTMDSKALAT is encoded by the coding sequence ATGTCCAACAAAAACGGCAATCAAGAAGATCGGCAATCTTCTTACGGCACCAAGCTGGCTTTGACGGCCGGCTCTTTATCATCCTTGTACTTGCTCCCCATGGCCGTTGCCCAGGCTGGGATAGTTTCCTGTACCGGTACCGCTGCTGCGGGATGTGGCAGTTCCGCGGGGTTGACCCTGAGCCTGGCCGACATCGGCGGTTCGGCCAAAGGCTGGGACGTGGACGGTGATAGCGTCCTTGATTTCCAGTTGTTCCCTGGGGATGGCGGTAAAATTTTCATGAAAAGCGCGACCAATGGTCGTGGCATCGCCGTAAAAATGGCCACAGGGCATTCGACTACGAAGCCCCTCGGTACCGGCAAATGGAGAACCCTTGCCCGGATGGTCAACGTGGGTTCGGCCAACAAAAGCGCCAATCTTTTAGGGACCAGAGCTGGTTATGCTTTTAAAGGGGATGGCGATATGAAGGCCGGTGCCCAGGCCTACCGCACAATGTGGTGGAAGCGGCCTGTGGGTAAAGGCGGTGGGACGGTTGCCGGGCAGTACCTGCAACAGTTCGTTGATAATGGCGACAACTATATCAATTTCGCTTTCTTGCATGACGGTAGCGATGCGTATGGATGGGCCCAGATCAACATGAATTCGACCAACCATTCCTTCACAATCGTGCAGTGGGCATATAACGTGCCGGCCCCCGACGTTAGGGTTCCCGAACCTTCCACCGCCGCCTTGGCTTTGATCGGCATGGGCGCGGGAGGTATCCGGGCTTGGCGGGCGCGCAAGAAGTCCACCATGGACAGCAAGGCGCTTGCGACCTGA
- the fdhF gene encoding formate dehydrogenase subunit alpha translates to MAMRDYDYGTPASGSTKQVTLEIDGFTATVPEGTSVMRAAASIGIQIPKLCATDSLEPFGSCRLCLVQIEGGRGLPASCTTPVAEGMKVSTQNDRLANVRRGVMELYISDHPLDCLTCAANGNCELQDMAGAVGLREVRYGYEGENHLKSEKDASNPYFSFDPSKCIVCSRCVRACEEVQGTFALTLDGRGFESKVSPSQNQAFMQSECVSCGACVQACPTATLMEKTVIDRGQPEHSVVTTCAYCGVGCSFKAEMKGSEVVRMVPNKDGHANHGHSCVKGRFAFGYATHKDRIKSPMIRKSINDPWQEVSWEEAINYAASEFKRIQGQYGRQSVGGLTSSRCTNEEAYLVQKLIRAAFGNNNVDTCARVCHSPTGYGLKQTLGESAGTQTFDSVMQSDVILVIGANPTDGHPVFGSMMKRRIRQGAKLIVADPRDIDLVKSAHVKADYHLKLRPGTNVALVNALAHVIVAEGLANDEFALARCEVASYEKWKAFVGEERNSPEASESTTGVPAELVRQAARLYATGGNAAIYYGLGVTEHSQGSTTVIGIANLAMATGNIGREGVGVNPLRGQNNVQGSCDMGSFPHEFPGYRHVSDSETRAVLEQAWGVSLESEPGLRIPNMFGAALDGSFKGLYCEGEDIAQSDPDTQHVHAALRAMECVVVQDLFLNETAKFAHVFLPGASFLEKSGTFTNAERRISPVRRVMPPLAGYEDWEVTQLLANALGYPMNYKHASEIMDEIARLVPTFTGVSFAKLDELGSVQWPCNEKAPNGTPTMHIDEFVRGKGRFLLTEYVPTQERTSSRYPLILTTGRILSQYNVGAQTRRTMNSMWHSEDRLEIHAHDAEQRGVKDGDWVGIKSRAGETVLRALITERVQPGVVYTTFHFPESGANVITTDNSDWATNCPEYKVTAVQVTKVAGPSEWQRQYQEFTEEQLSLLDQRVAASA, encoded by the coding sequence ATGGCAATGCGCGATTACGATTACGGCACACCGGCCAGCGGTTCCACCAAGCAGGTCACATTGGAAATCGACGGCTTCACCGCCACCGTGCCCGAAGGCACTTCGGTCATGCGGGCCGCGGCCAGCATCGGCATCCAAATTCCCAAACTCTGCGCCACCGATAGCCTGGAACCGTTCGGTTCCTGCCGCCTGTGCCTGGTGCAGATCGAGGGCGGACGTGGCCTACCCGCGTCCTGCACCACGCCGGTGGCCGAAGGCATGAAAGTTTCTACCCAGAACGACCGGCTTGCCAATGTGCGGCGCGGGGTGATGGAGCTTTATATCTCCGATCATCCGCTGGACTGCCTGACCTGCGCCGCCAACGGCAATTGCGAATTGCAGGACATGGCCGGGGCCGTGGGTCTGCGCGAAGTGCGCTACGGCTACGAAGGCGAAAACCACCTCAAATCCGAGAAGGACGCCAGCAATCCCTATTTCAGCTTCGATCCTTCCAAGTGCATCGTTTGTTCGCGCTGCGTCAGGGCTTGCGAAGAAGTGCAGGGCACTTTCGCCCTGACCTTGGATGGTCGCGGCTTTGAGTCCAAGGTGTCGCCGAGCCAGAACCAAGCCTTCATGCAGTCCGAATGCGTCTCCTGTGGCGCTTGCGTGCAAGCCTGTCCGACCGCGACCTTGATGGAAAAAACGGTCATCGACCGGGGCCAGCCCGAACATAGCGTCGTGACCACCTGCGCCTATTGTGGTGTGGGCTGTTCCTTCAAGGCCGAGATGAAGGGCAGCGAAGTGGTGCGTATGGTGCCGAACAAGGACGGCCATGCCAACCACGGCCATTCCTGCGTGAAGGGCCGGTTCGCTTTCGGCTACGCGACCCACAAGGACCGCATCAAATCGCCGATGATCCGTAAGAGCATCAACGATCCTTGGCAAGAGGTTTCCTGGGAAGAAGCCATCAATTATGCGGCTTCCGAATTCAAGCGCATCCAAGGGCAATATGGCCGCCAGTCGGTCGGTGGTTTGACCTCCAGTCGTTGCACCAACGAAGAAGCCTATTTGGTCCAAAAGCTGATCCGCGCCGCTTTCGGCAATAACAATGTCGATACCTGCGCCCGTGTTTGCCATTCGCCGACCGGCTATGGCCTCAAGCAGACTTTGGGCGAATCGGCGGGTACCCAGACTTTCGATTCGGTGATGCAATCCGATGTGATCCTGGTGATTGGGGCCAATCCCACCGATGGCCATCCGGTGTTCGGTTCGATGATGAAGCGGCGTATCCGCCAAGGGGCCAAGCTGATCGTGGCCGATCCGCGCGATATCGATCTGGTGAAGTCAGCCCACGTCAAGGCCGATTACCATCTGAAACTCCGGCCCGGCACCAACGTGGCTTTGGTGAATGCCCTGGCCCATGTGATCGTGGCCGAAGGCTTGGCCAACGACGAGTTCGCCTTGGCGCGCTGCGAAGTGGCTTCCTACGAGAAATGGAAAGCGTTCGTCGGCGAGGAGCGCAATTCCCCGGAGGCCAGCGAATCCACCACCGGCGTGCCAGCGGAACTGGTCCGGCAGGCGGCGCGTCTCTACGCCACCGGCGGCAACGCGGCTATTTATTATGGTCTGGGTGTGACCGAACACAGCCAAGGTTCGACCACTGTGATTGGCATCGCCAATCTAGCGATGGCGACCGGCAATATCGGTCGCGAAGGCGTGGGTGTGAATCCCTTGCGCGGCCAGAACAATGTGCAGGGCTCCTGCGATATGGGTTCTTTCCCGCACGAATTTCCCGGCTACCGCCATGTGTCCGATTCTGAGACCCGCGCCGTGTTGGAACAAGCCTGGGGTGTGAGTCTGGAATCCGAACCGGGACTGAGGATTCCCAACATGTTCGGCGCGGCCTTGGACGGCAGCTTCAAGGGACTGTATTGCGAAGGCGAGGACATCGCCCAGTCCGATCCCGACACCCAGCATGTCCACGCGGCTTTGCGGGCGATGGAATGCGTGGTGGTGCAGGATTTGTTCCTAAACGAAACCGCCAAGTTCGCCCATGTATTCCTGCCCGGTGCTTCCTTCCTGGAAAAAAGCGGCACCTTCACCAATGCCGAACGGCGGATTTCCCCGGTGCGCCGGGTAATGCCACCTTTGGCGGGCTATGAGGATTGGGAAGTGACCCAGCTGCTGGCGAACGCCCTGGGCTATCCCATGAACTACAAGCATGCCTCCGAGATCATGGACGAGATCGCCCGCTTGGTGCCGACCTTCACCGGGGTCAGTTTCGCCAAGCTGGACGAACTCGGCAGCGTTCAATGGCCTTGCAACGAAAAGGCGCCGAACGGCACGCCGACCATGCACATCGACGAGTTCGTGCGTGGCAAGGGCCGGTTCCTGCTGACCGAATACGTGCCGACCCAGGAACGTACCAGCAGCCGTTATCCCTTGATCCTGACCACGGGTCGTATCCTGTCCCAATACAACGTCGGTGCCCAGACTCGCCGCACCATGAATTCGATGTGGCATTCGGAAGACCGCTTGGAAATCCATGCCCACGACGCCGAACAACGCGGGGTAAAGGATGGCGATTGGGTTGGCATCAAAAGCCGTGCGGGCGAAACCGTGCTGCGGGCCTTGATTACCGAGCGGGTACAGCCGGGCGTGGTCTATACCACCTTCCACTTCCCCGAATCCGGGGCCAACGTCATCACCACGGACAATTCCGATTGGGCCACCAACTGCCCGGAATACAAAGTGACCGCAGTGCAGGTGACCAAGGTGGCCGGGCCGTCCGAGTGGCAGCGCCAGTACCAGGAGTTCACCGAAGAGCAGCTATCGCTGTTGGATCAGCGCGTGGCCGCTTCCGCCTGA
- a CDS encoding formate dehydrogenase subunit gamma — MTEQQWDRESVRAIIAGLQDKPGALLPILHGIQDALGYVPPDSVPLIAEGLNLSRAEVHGVVSFYHYFRQTPPGKHTIHLCRAESCKSMGADALETHVKTRLGIDYHETTSDQAFSLEPVYCLGNCACSPSIMVDHDVHGRITPERFDEIIANPGVGA, encoded by the coding sequence ATGACTGAACAACAATGGGACCGCGAGAGCGTGCGGGCCATCATCGCGGGTTTGCAGGACAAGCCGGGCGCTTTGTTGCCGATCCTGCATGGTATCCAGGATGCCTTGGGTTACGTCCCGCCGGATAGCGTCCCGTTGATCGCGGAGGGCTTGAATCTCTCCCGCGCCGAGGTCCACGGTGTCGTCAGTTTCTACCATTATTTCCGGCAAACCCCGCCGGGAAAACATACCATTCACTTGTGCCGTGCCGAATCCTGCAAATCCATGGGGGCCGATGCCCTGGAAACCCATGTGAAAACCCGCCTCGGCATCGATTATCACGAAACCACATCCGATCAGGCTTTCAGCCTGGAGCCAGTTTATTGCCTGGGGAATTGCGCCTGCTCGCCATCGATCATGGTCGATCATGATGTGCATGGCCGTATCACCCCCGAGCGCTTCGACGAAATCATCGCCAATCCGGGGGTGGGCGCATGA
- a CDS encoding formate dehydrogenase subunit delta, whose translation MEIENLVKMANDIGNFFSSEPDHETAVAGVYEHLRKFWDPRMRRAVIQHLGRGGEGLDPLAREAIAKLSAEA comes from the coding sequence ATGGAAATAGAAAACCTGGTCAAAATGGCCAACGATATCGGCAATTTCTTCAGTTCCGAACCCGACCACGAGACGGCGGTCGCGGGGGTCTACGAGCATCTCCGCAAATTCTGGGATCCCCGTATGCGTAGGGCGGTGATCCAGCACCTGGGGCGGGGCGGCGAAGGTCTGGACCCACTGGCCCGCGAGGCCATCGCCAAGCTGTCCGCCGAAGCCTGA